From the genome of Vibrio porteresiae DSM 19223, one region includes:
- a CDS encoding elongation factor P hydroxylase — MTHQNNDIIRIFNDTFFDQYQTRLELGGDEPIYLPADEQHDYHRIIFARGYYASALHEIAHWLVAGPERRLLEDFGYWYEPDGRTAEVQAQFENVEVRPQAYEWIIAVSAGFPFNVSCDNLNGDFEPDRLAFMQRVHREVMSILDTGLPLRVAQLSAALRAFYQTPPLAAEHFLVK; from the coding sequence ATGACTCATCAGAATAACGATATTATCCGCATCTTTAACGATACGTTTTTCGACCAATACCAAACGCGCCTAGAGTTAGGGGGAGATGAACCTATCTATCTACCTGCTGACGAACAGCACGATTACCACCGCATCATTTTTGCACGCGGTTATTATGCATCGGCATTACATGAAATTGCCCATTGGCTGGTGGCTGGCCCAGAGCGTCGTTTACTCGAAGACTTTGGTTATTGGTATGAACCTGATGGTCGCACTGCAGAAGTTCAAGCTCAGTTCGAAAATGTCGAAGTTCGTCCTCAAGCGTATGAGTGGATTATTGCTGTGTCTGCCGGTTTCCCTTTTAACGTGAGCTGCGATAACCTCAACGGCGATTTTGAACCGGATCGACTCGCGTTTATGCAGCGTGTACACCGCGAAGTGATGTCGATTTTGGATACGGGTTTACCTTTACGAGTTGCTCAACTCTCTGCGGCGTTGCGTGCGTTTTATCAGACGCCACCGCTCGCGGCAGAGCATTTTTTAGTGAAATAA
- a CDS encoding YfcL family protein, producing the protein MIIEFEEKLLEIIDERIAHANDDELFAGGYLRGHISLSAAACEEEGITDLEVFKQRIEASLNDARSELSPADQVIVSGLWHELLAHA; encoded by the coding sequence ATGATTATTGAATTTGAAGAAAAACTATTAGAGATCATCGACGAACGTATCGCGCATGCTAATGATGACGAACTGTTTGCCGGCGGCTACCTACGTGGTCATATTTCTCTTTCTGCAGCGGCTTGTGAAGAAGAAGGCATTACTGATCTAGAAGTGTTTAAGCAGCGTATCGAAGCGAGCTTAAATGACGCTCGTAGCGAATTAAGCCCAGCAGATCAAGTGATTGTCAGCGGTCTTTGGCATGAACTGTTAGCTCACGCTTAA
- a CDS encoding NADPH-dependent FMN reductase: protein MKVIAYGASTSSTSINKALATYAAKQIDGAEVTVLDINSYSVPMFTEDKEKEIGHAEGAQAFLNDIAQADALVISFAEHNGHYPAAYKNLFDWATRIDRNVFKDIPAVYLATSPGPGGAKSVLAAATGSAPFFGGNVKDSVSIPAFYDNFNVEKGEVTNPEIAAQIKAAVAKLSA, encoded by the coding sequence ATGAAAGTTATCGCTTACGGAGCAAGCACCAGCTCAACATCTATTAACAAAGCATTGGCGACTTACGCAGCTAAGCAGATTGATGGTGCAGAAGTAACAGTATTGGATATCAACAGCTATTCCGTACCTATGTTTACAGAAGACAAAGAAAAAGAGATTGGTCACGCAGAAGGCGCACAAGCTTTCCTTAACGACATTGCTCAAGCTGACGCTTTAGTTATCTCTTTTGCTGAACATAACGGCCATTACCCAGCTGCTTACAAAAACTTGTTCGACTGGGCGACTCGTATCGACCGTAACGTGTTTAAAGATATTCCAGCCGTTTACCTTGCTACTTCTCCTGGCCCTGGCGGTGCAAAATCTGTTTTGGCTGCTGCGACAGGTTCAGCTCCTTTCTTTGGCGGTAATGTTAAAGATTCAGTCTCCATTCCTGCGTTCTACGACAATTTCAATGTTGAAAAGGGCGAAGTGACTAATCCAGAAATTGCTGCTCAAATCAAAGCAGCGGTTGCTAAGCTATCTGCATAA
- a CDS encoding TAXI family TRAP transporter solute-binding subunit: MYQMIKRGLLALTLAVSLPALAENYTIGTGSQSGTYYPLGGMLAKIWSENLPGFNMRAEVTAASVENTIKVATGKQLVGVSQGNVVLQAAQGEKPFPRKMDVTVLFALYPNVVQFIVPADSDIHSVMDLKGKKVSLGAPGSGTRVSATNILETLGISTSDIKAQSLNYTATTNAIANGQIDAGVIVGSLGVGAITELALTRDIRVLSFTTDELKKISAANPSYIEQDVPKDSYNNVPAFKAPAVWNVLVVNKNLDPNLAYQMTKVAFDHMDEIRKVINVMQFTTVENMNKLDGIALHPGAEKYRQEQMSQ; this comes from the coding sequence ATGTACCAAATGATCAAACGAGGATTACTGGCTCTCACTTTGGCAGTCTCTCTGCCTGCGCTAGCGGAAAACTACACAATTGGCACAGGAAGCCAAAGTGGCACTTACTATCCACTAGGTGGGATGCTCGCCAAAATCTGGAGTGAAAACCTTCCTGGTTTTAACATGCGTGCGGAAGTCACTGCAGCATCCGTTGAGAACACCATAAAAGTAGCGACAGGTAAACAGCTAGTGGGAGTGTCGCAAGGCAACGTCGTACTGCAAGCAGCACAAGGGGAAAAACCTTTTCCACGCAAAATGGACGTAACAGTATTGTTCGCCCTTTATCCTAATGTGGTGCAATTTATTGTCCCTGCTGATTCTGATATTCACTCGGTAATGGACCTGAAAGGGAAAAAAGTCTCTTTAGGTGCGCCGGGCTCAGGCACTCGAGTGAGTGCGACCAATATTCTCGAAACCCTAGGCATTTCCACCAGCGATATCAAAGCGCAATCCCTTAACTACACGGCAACGACTAATGCGATTGCGAACGGACAAATTGATGCGGGCGTGATTGTCGGCAGCTTAGGGGTAGGTGCTATTACCGAACTGGCTCTGACTCGCGATATTCGCGTGCTCTCTTTTACCACCGATGAGCTGAAAAAAATCAGCGCCGCTAACCCTTCTTATATCGAGCAAGATGTACCTAAAGACAGTTACAACAACGTACCTGCCTTTAAAGCTCCTGCGGTATGGAACGTGTTAGTCGTGAACAAAAATCTTGACCCTAACTTGGCCTATCAAATGACCAAAGTCGCTTTTGATCATATGGATGAGATTCGTAAAGTGATTAACGTTATGCAGTTCACCACCGTGGAAAACATGAACAAACTGGATGGTATTGCACTGCATCCGGGAGCGGAAAAATATCGTCAAGAACAGATGAGTCAATAA
- a CDS encoding TRAP transporter permease produces MSQNSNFNRKLADGLTLIAAFVAIVFSIFQLWQSISAHLSAPVFLPIHLSWVLVLVFLAYPLCRNQEHAQWYVLGRVIDLALMIVTCWATWRIAQFDYDDISFLLDGLTLEDQIAGVVVIITLMEATRRTVGIVMVLIAVIFLAYALFGNVLPANIASKGFSLEEIIRFHIFSTNGVYGAPLAISAGVVFIFVLFGAFLQVTGAGQFFIDMAFAVAGKYRGGPAKASVIASAALGSISGSAIANTVTTGALTIPMMKKLGYKAEQAAGIEAAASTGGQIMPPVMGAGAFVMAQFTGIPYSDILLVSIAPAILYFMCTLLYVHLMACKLGLEGMTVTEKMRVVLVNGWHFLVPLVLITLLLLLSYSPVLVGVAGCVAILAAAMLRKATRIHWRDFFEGMKQGALLILPISAACATAGIVVGVVGQTGIGLQFTQFLIAMSGGYLWSVLALIALAAVILGMGLPVTAAYIVLSIMAVPALMKLGVSLLAAHMIVFWLSQTSNVTPPIALAAFAGAGIANASPMRSAVQAFKLAQGFFLIPAMMAFSGLIFLDESIWHFVVSIIATITLFVAFAGGIEGRLVQKLTLIERAILLAMALTVLFSSDIVRLLAMCVVIAITVINARHHLVKVVQS; encoded by the coding sequence ATGAGTCAGAATAGCAATTTTAATCGGAAATTAGCCGATGGTCTTACCTTGATAGCCGCGTTTGTGGCTATCGTCTTTTCTATTTTTCAACTGTGGCAAAGTATTTCTGCCCATCTTTCTGCTCCGGTATTTTTACCGATTCACCTAAGTTGGGTATTAGTACTGGTGTTTTTGGCCTATCCGTTATGCCGTAATCAGGAACACGCTCAATGGTATGTGCTGGGTCGTGTCATTGACTTAGCCTTGATGATAGTGACCTGTTGGGCCACGTGGCGGATCGCTCAATTTGATTATGACGACATCAGCTTTTTGCTCGATGGGTTAACCCTTGAAGATCAAATTGCTGGCGTGGTAGTTATTATTACCTTGATGGAGGCGACCAGACGCACCGTTGGTATTGTCATGGTGCTGATTGCGGTGATCTTTTTGGCTTACGCCTTATTTGGCAATGTGTTACCGGCCAACATCGCCAGCAAAGGCTTCTCTCTGGAAGAGATCATTCGTTTCCATATCTTCTCTACCAATGGGGTGTACGGTGCGCCACTGGCCATCTCGGCAGGGGTGGTGTTTATCTTTGTTCTGTTTGGTGCGTTTTTGCAGGTCACCGGAGCAGGGCAATTTTTCATTGATATGGCGTTTGCTGTCGCTGGGAAATATCGCGGTGGACCCGCGAAAGCGAGTGTGATTGCCTCTGCGGCGTTGGGCTCGATTTCAGGAAGTGCGATAGCAAACACGGTGACCACTGGCGCGTTGACGATCCCCATGATGAAAAAGCTCGGTTACAAGGCCGAGCAAGCGGCGGGGATTGAAGCTGCGGCATCGACTGGTGGGCAAATTATGCCTCCTGTGATGGGGGCGGGCGCTTTTGTGATGGCGCAATTTACCGGTATTCCCTATAGCGACATACTGTTGGTTTCTATTGCTCCGGCCATTTTGTACTTCATGTGTACCTTATTGTATGTCCATTTGATGGCGTGCAAGTTGGGGCTAGAGGGGATGACTGTTACCGAAAAAATGCGAGTGGTACTGGTGAATGGTTGGCACTTTTTAGTGCCATTGGTGCTCATCACGTTATTGCTGTTACTCAGTTATTCTCCGGTATTGGTCGGTGTCGCGGGCTGTGTGGCTATTTTGGCGGCGGCAATGCTGCGCAAAGCAACGCGAATTCATTGGCGTGATTTCTTTGAAGGGATGAAGCAGGGCGCACTATTGATCCTGCCGATTTCGGCTGCCTGTGCGACTGCCGGCATTGTGGTTGGTGTGGTTGGTCAAACCGGGATTGGTTTGCAGTTTACCCAATTTTTGATAGCGATGTCCGGTGGTTACCTATGGTCGGTGCTGGCGCTCATCGCTTTAGCTGCGGTGATCTTAGGAATGGGGTTACCGGTAACCGCTGCCTATATTGTGCTGTCGATTATGGCGGTGCCAGCCTTGATGAAGTTGGGTGTGAGTCTACTTGCCGCGCATATGATTGTGTTCTGGTTATCGCAGACTTCTAACGTAACTCCACCGATTGCTCTGGCCGCATTTGCGGGGGCGGGGATTGCCAATGCAAGTCCAATGCGCTCTGCTGTGCAAGCGTTCAAATTGGCACAGGGGTTCTTTTTGATTCCGGCGATGATGGCATTTTCTGGCCTGATTTTCCTTGATGAATCGATTTGGCACTTTGTGGTTTCGATTATCGCTACCATTACGCTGTTTGTCGCATTTGCTGGTGGTATTGAAGGGCGATTGGTACAAAAGCTAACCCTTATAGAACGGGCGATTTTATTAGCGATGGCGCTCACTGTGCTGTTCTCAAGTGACATTGTGCGTCTATTAGCCATGTGTGTGGTGATCGCGATTACCGTGATTAATGCTCGCCACCATCTGGTGAAAGTTGTGCAATCGTGA
- the mnmC gene encoding bifunctional tRNA (5-methylaminomethyl-2-thiouridine)(34)-methyltransferase MnmD/FAD-dependent 5-carboxymethylaminomethyl-2-thiouridine(34) oxidoreductase MnmC has protein sequence MTSITHAQLDWNDAGTPVSDQFDDVYFSNVNGLEETRYVFLTQNHLPQRWHDYDQDRFVVAETGFGTGLNFLALWQWFDIFRQEHPDAKLKSLHFISFEKFPLSKQDLIKAHQAWPELAEYANQLHEYYPPAVPDCHRLVLADGAITLDLWFGDIKDCMPSVPTLEQGLVDAWFLDGFAPSKNPEMWNQALFNNMARLAKAECSVATFTAAGFVRRGLIEAGFAMKKVKGFGTKREMIAGKIEQKIPFTNIHPCFARQGTDNLSDVAIIGGGIASATLAYSLVRRGVKVTLYCQDEQPAQGASGNRQGAVYPLLNGTESDVSRVFASAFLYARQFADQAAKQIAYDHDWCGVTQLMWDDKSTQKLSQLVQGQYDTSLVQGLNPEETDTVTGVDIGMDAISYPLGGWLCPAQLTQGLIAHLDHDDLFTVHYRSAVTQLSRDSDNTHWLLSVNDQVVRHQAVVVANGHQFDQFEQTRMIPLNKVKGQVSHIPTNAAIGALKTVLCYDGYMTPVNPNNQQHCIGASYHRGQVDNQFNPDDQVENGQRLVKCLPDKDWAKQVDTSGNESRQGVRCVSRDHLPFVGNVGQFDAIIEQYQPLPEMSDDQIPNVSQYPDLYAFIGLGARGLSSAPLLAEMLASQMCQHPLPFPTQVLETLHPSRMWVRKLRKGKAITQKHA, from the coding sequence ATGACCTCTATTACCCATGCTCAGCTCGACTGGAACGACGCTGGTACGCCTGTTTCTGACCAATTTGATGACGTCTATTTTTCCAACGTAAACGGCCTTGAAGAGACGCGTTACGTTTTCTTGACCCAGAATCATCTGCCGCAGAGATGGCATGATTATGACCAAGATCGCTTCGTTGTCGCTGAAACTGGCTTCGGCACCGGGTTAAACTTCCTGGCACTTTGGCAGTGGTTCGACATTTTCCGACAAGAACATCCAGATGCCAAGCTGAAATCACTGCATTTTATTAGCTTTGAGAAGTTTCCGCTGAGTAAGCAAGATCTGATCAAAGCTCATCAAGCTTGGCCTGAACTCGCCGAATATGCCAATCAATTGCACGAATATTATCCTCCAGCGGTACCTGATTGTCATCGTTTAGTCCTAGCGGATGGGGCGATCACACTGGATTTGTGGTTTGGTGACATCAAAGATTGCATGCCTAGCGTACCGACTCTGGAACAGGGTTTAGTCGATGCTTGGTTCCTCGATGGGTTTGCACCAAGCAAAAACCCGGAAATGTGGAATCAGGCCCTATTTAATAATATGGCTCGCCTTGCTAAAGCAGAGTGTTCCGTCGCAACCTTTACCGCCGCAGGTTTTGTCCGTCGTGGACTTATCGAAGCGGGATTTGCGATGAAAAAGGTCAAAGGCTTTGGTACTAAGCGGGAGATGATTGCGGGCAAAATCGAACAGAAAATTCCTTTCACCAATATCCATCCCTGCTTTGCCCGTCAAGGGACAGATAACCTTTCCGATGTCGCTATTATCGGTGGCGGTATCGCCAGTGCGACCTTAGCCTACTCACTGGTTCGTCGTGGTGTCAAAGTCACCTTGTACTGCCAAGACGAACAGCCAGCTCAAGGCGCCTCAGGCAACCGCCAAGGGGCCGTTTACCCGTTACTGAACGGCACGGAAAGCGACGTGTCGCGCGTGTTTGCTTCGGCGTTTCTTTATGCCAGACAATTTGCTGACCAAGCCGCAAAACAGATTGCCTACGACCATGATTGGTGTGGCGTAACCCAACTGATGTGGGATGACAAATCGACACAAAAGCTGAGCCAACTGGTACAAGGTCAGTACGATACGAGCCTAGTGCAAGGCCTCAATCCCGAGGAAACGGACACGGTTACCGGAGTGGATATCGGTATGGATGCAATTAGCTACCCACTCGGTGGCTGGCTCTGCCCTGCGCAATTAACCCAAGGGTTGATTGCGCATTTAGATCATGATGATCTTTTTACTGTGCATTACCGTTCTGCAGTGACTCAATTGAGTCGCGACAGTGATAACACCCACTGGCTCCTTAGCGTCAATGACCAGGTGGTGCGTCACCAAGCGGTGGTGGTGGCAAACGGTCATCAATTTGATCAGTTTGAGCAAACTCGTATGATTCCGCTCAATAAGGTCAAAGGTCAAGTGAGTCATATACCTACTAATGCAGCCATTGGCGCACTTAAAACCGTGCTTTGCTACGATGGTTACATGACCCCAGTGAACCCCAACAATCAACAGCATTGTATCGGTGCGAGCTATCATCGTGGCCAAGTGGACAATCAGTTTAATCCCGATGACCAAGTTGAAAATGGCCAACGTCTGGTGAAGTGTCTTCCAGACAAAGACTGGGCTAAACAGGTGGATACCAGCGGTAACGAATCACGCCAAGGTGTGCGCTGTGTTAGCCGAGATCATCTGCCTTTTGTCGGTAATGTAGGTCAGTTTGATGCCATCATCGAACAGTATCAACCGCTACCCGAAATGAGCGATGACCAAATTCCAAACGTCAGCCAATATCCCGATTTGTATGCGTTTATTGGCTTAGGGGCGCGCGGTTTAAGCTCAGCTCCCCTGCTAGCAGAAATGCTGGCCTCACAGATGTGTCAGCATCCATTACCGTTTCCGACGCAAGTATTGGAAACGCTGCATCCAAGTCGCATGTGGGTCCGTAAGCTACGTAAAGGCAAAGCCATTACACAAAAACACGCGTAA
- the fabB gene encoding beta-ketoacyl-ACP synthase I, which translates to MKRVVITGMGIISSIGNNVEEVLASLKAGKSGITASEQFKEHGLRSQVWGDLKINPAEHIDRKQMRFMGDAAAYAYLALEQAIADSGLAPEQVSNDRTGIIAGSGGASSQNQAIAVDTLREKGVKRVGPYMVPRTMSSTVSACLATPFKIRGVNYSISSACATSAHCIGNAMELIQLGKQDVVFAGGGEELDWTLTMMFDAMGALSTKYNETPDQASRTYDANRDGFVISGGGGMVVLEELEHALARGAKIYGEVVGYGATSDGYDMVAPSGEGAVRCMKMAMQNVDGVDYVNTHGTSTPVGDVKELGAIQEVFGGNSPAISATKAMTGHALGAAGVHEAIYSTLMLHHGFIAPSINISELDAASEGLDIVTAMREQELTTVMSNSFGFGGTNATLVIKKYQG; encoded by the coding sequence ATGAAACGAGTCGTAATCACCGGTATGGGGATTATCTCAAGTATCGGTAACAACGTCGAAGAAGTTTTAGCGTCTCTAAAAGCAGGCAAATCGGGTATTACCGCTTCAGAACAGTTCAAAGAGCACGGCCTACGCTCACAAGTGTGGGGCGACCTGAAGATTAACCCTGCTGAACATATTGACCGCAAGCAAATGCGTTTCATGGGTGATGCAGCCGCTTATGCATACCTAGCATTAGAACAAGCGATCGCAGATTCAGGCCTAGCACCTGAACAAGTGTCTAATGATCGCACTGGTATCATTGCAGGTTCTGGTGGTGCTTCATCTCAGAACCAAGCAATTGCTGTTGACACTCTACGTGAAAAAGGCGTGAAACGTGTTGGTCCTTACATGGTACCTCGTACTATGTCTTCTACCGTTTCTGCATGTCTAGCAACACCATTTAAAATCCGTGGCGTGAACTACTCAATCAGTTCTGCATGTGCGACTTCTGCACACTGTATTGGTAACGCGATGGAACTTATCCAATTGGGTAAACAAGACGTTGTGTTCGCAGGTGGTGGTGAAGAGCTCGATTGGACTCTAACCATGATGTTTGATGCAATGGGTGCATTGTCTACTAAGTACAATGAAACTCCAGATCAAGCTTCTCGTACTTACGATGCAAACCGCGATGGTTTCGTTATCTCTGGTGGCGGTGGTATGGTCGTACTAGAAGAACTAGAACACGCTCTAGCTCGTGGCGCAAAAATCTACGGTGAAGTAGTAGGTTACGGTGCGACTTCTGATGGTTACGACATGGTAGCTCCATCAGGTGAAGGCGCGGTGCGTTGTATGAAGATGGCAATGCAAAACGTTGACGGCGTAGACTACGTGAACACTCACGGTACTTCTACTCCTGTTGGTGACGTGAAAGAACTTGGCGCAATCCAAGAAGTATTCGGTGGCAACAGCCCAGCGATTTCTGCAACGAAAGCGATGACTGGTCACGCTCTAGGTGCAGCTGGCGTGCATGAAGCTATCTACTCAACTCTGATGCTTCACCACGGTTTCATTGCTCCAAGTATCAACATCTCTGAGCTGGATGCAGCTTCAGAAGGTCTTGATATCGTTACTGCAATGCGCGAACAAGAGTTAACTACTGTTATGTCAAACAGCTTTGGCTTCGGCGGTACTAACGCGACTTTGGTTATCAAAAAATACCAAGGCTAA
- a CDS encoding 4-phosphoerythronate dehydrogenase: MKILIDENMPYAEALFSQLGEVVLKPGRTLSADDLVDVDALMIRSVTKVNEALLEKANKLKFVGTATAGMDHVDQDLLAQRGIFFTAAPGCNKVGVAEYVVSVLLVLSQQQGFSIFDKTVGIIGAGQVGSYLQQCLTGLGLNVLINDPPKQAEGDTREFTPLDTLLEQADVITVHTPITKEGQWPTHHMFDEAVLNQLRGDQILINAARGPIVDNSALKARLAKQDGFTAALDVFEFEPQVDVELLPLVAFTTPHVAGYGLEGKARGTTMIFNSYCEFLGNDLRANASDLLPVAPIPRLHLDREWDEATLFTLTQTIYDVRKDDALFRREIPKPGAFDKMRKQYWDRREYSAVTLVGDDSCNLSPLAKLGFNIEVK, encoded by the coding sequence ATGAAAATTCTAATCGATGAAAATATGCCTTACGCTGAAGCTCTATTTAGTCAGTTAGGTGAGGTTGTACTAAAACCAGGACGTACACTTTCTGCCGATGATTTGGTGGATGTGGATGCTTTGATGATCCGTTCTGTGACCAAAGTAAACGAAGCGTTACTGGAAAAAGCCAATAAGTTGAAATTTGTTGGTACTGCCACCGCTGGCATGGACCATGTAGACCAAGACTTACTTGCCCAACGTGGCATCTTCTTTACCGCAGCCCCAGGCTGTAACAAAGTCGGTGTGGCTGAGTATGTCGTCAGTGTGTTATTGGTGCTGTCTCAGCAACAAGGTTTCTCTATTTTCGATAAAACGGTTGGGATTATCGGTGCTGGTCAAGTGGGTAGCTACTTACAGCAGTGCCTAACAGGGCTCGGCCTGAATGTGCTTATCAATGATCCACCAAAACAAGCGGAAGGGGATACGCGCGAGTTTACGCCGTTGGACACTTTGCTTGAGCAGGCGGATGTCATTACCGTGCACACGCCGATCACCAAAGAGGGTCAATGGCCAACGCATCATATGTTTGATGAAGCGGTGCTTAATCAATTGCGCGGTGATCAGATTTTGATTAATGCGGCACGTGGTCCTATTGTTGATAACAGTGCCTTGAAAGCACGTTTAGCCAAACAAGATGGTTTTACCGCGGCGCTTGATGTGTTTGAGTTTGAACCGCAAGTCGACGTTGAGCTACTGCCGCTGGTGGCCTTTACTACACCGCACGTTGCAGGTTACGGTTTGGAAGGTAAAGCTCGTGGTACCACGATGATCTTCAATAGCTACTGTGAATTTTTAGGGAATGATCTGCGGGCTAATGCCTCTGATTTGTTGCCTGTTGCTCCGATTCCACGTCTGCATTTAGACCGTGAATGGGATGAAGCAACACTCTTTACTCTGACACAAACCATTTATGATGTGCGTAAGGATGACGCGCTATTTAGACGCGAGATACCTAAGCCTGGCGCATTCGATAAAATGCGTAAGCAATACTGGGATAGACGAGAGTATAGCGCGGTGACTCTGGTTGGAGATGACAGTTGCAATTTGTCACCTCTAGCGAAGCTAGGTTTCAATATTGAGGTTAAATAA
- a CDS encoding aspartate-semialdehyde dehydrogenase, giving the protein MSQEFNVAILGATGAVGETIIEVLQERKFPLGELFLLASERSEGKSYRVNGKTISVQNVEEFDWSQAHIGLFSAGSELSAQWAPIAAEAGVVVIDNTSQFRYDYDVPLVVPEVNPHAIAEFRNRNIIANPNCSTIQMLVALKPIQDEVGIERINVTTYQSVSGAGKAGIDELAGQTARLLNGIPAENEVFSQQIAFNCIPQIDVFMDNGYTKEEMKMVWETQKIFNDPSIMVNPTCVRVPVFYGHAEAVHIETRAPIDAEQVIALLDEMEGVEVFRDQDFPTQVRDAGGKDHVMVGRIRNDISHQCGINMWVVADNVRKGAATNAVQIAELLIRDYL; this is encoded by the coding sequence ATGAGCCAAGAATTTAACGTTGCCATTTTAGGGGCAACTGGCGCTGTCGGTGAAACCATCATCGAAGTGCTTCAGGAACGTAAGTTTCCATTAGGCGAACTCTTTTTGCTAGCGAGCGAGCGTAGTGAAGGAAAATCATACCGTGTGAATGGCAAAACCATCAGCGTACAAAACGTTGAAGAGTTTGATTGGAGCCAAGCGCATATTGGTCTGTTCTCTGCTGGATCTGAGTTATCGGCACAGTGGGCGCCAATTGCGGCAGAAGCCGGTGTTGTCGTGATCGATAATACCTCACAATTCCGTTACGACTATGATGTTCCGCTGGTTGTGCCAGAAGTGAACCCTCATGCGATTGCAGAGTTTCGTAACCGTAACATCATCGCGAACCCAAACTGTTCAACCATTCAGATGTTGGTGGCTCTAAAACCGATTCAAGATGAAGTGGGTATTGAGCGTATCAACGTGACTACGTACCAATCGGTTTCTGGTGCGGGTAAAGCGGGTATTGATGAACTTGCTGGTCAAACCGCTCGTCTGCTCAATGGTATTCCTGCAGAAAACGAAGTGTTTAGCCAACAGATCGCCTTTAACTGTATTCCACAAATCGACGTATTTATGGATAACGGTTACACCAAAGAAGAGATGAAGATGGTTTGGGAAACCCAAAAAATCTTCAACGATCCAAGTATCATGGTGAACCCAACCTGCGTACGTGTTCCTGTGTTCTACGGTCATGCAGAAGCGGTACACATTGAAACTCGTGCTCCAATCGATGCTGAACAAGTGATTGCTTTGCTCGATGAAATGGAAGGCGTAGAAGTATTCCGTGACCAAGACTTCCCAACCCAAGTCCGTGATGCGGGCGGTAAAGACCACGTTATGGTGGGACGTATCCGTAATGATATTAGCCATCAATGCGGCATTAACATGTGGGTTGTGGCAGATAACGTACGTAAAGGTGCGGCAACTAACGCAGTGCAAATTGCAGAATTGCTTATTCGCGATTACTTATAA
- the fcrX gene encoding ferric iron uptake transcriptional regulator FcrX produces the protein MSDNNQALKDAGLKVTLPRLKILEVLQQPECQHISAEELYKKLIDLGEEIGLATVYRVLNQFDDAGIVTRHHFEGGKSVFELSTQHHHDHLVCLDCGEVIEFSDEIIERRQREIASMYNVQLTNHSLYLYGKCGDGSCKSNPDAHKPKK, from the coding sequence ATGTCAGATAATAACCAAGCGCTAAAGGATGCTGGTCTTAAAGTAACCCTTCCAAGGCTTAAGATTTTAGAGGTATTACAGCAACCTGAGTGCCAACATATTAGCGCTGAAGAGCTGTACAAAAAATTGATAGACCTCGGCGAAGAGATTGGTCTTGCAACCGTATACCGCGTTCTGAACCAATTTGATGATGCAGGTATTGTGACTCGTCACCATTTCGAAGGTGGCAAGTCGGTTTTTGAGCTGTCAACTCAACACCACCACGACCATCTAGTTTGTCTAGATTGTGGCGAAGTGATCGAATTTTCTGACGAAATTATCGAACGTCGTCAACGCGAAATTGCGTCGATGTACAACGTGCAACTGACTAACCACAGTTTGTACCTATACGGTAAATGTGGTGATGGTTCTTGTAAAAGTAACCCAGACGCACACAAACCGAAAAAATAA